One Halobacterium sp. DL1 DNA window includes the following coding sequences:
- a CDS encoding deoxyribonuclease — MEISDQLLCLFNAEVTVKDDEYVVEVPRSEIEAGSVDPGEVYRVALISRTESEETSSSSSSSSSASSSSGTETASTEPQPPVEEGEVRYVEIEDIGKQGDGIARVERGYVIIVPDAEIGERVKVEVTEVKSNFAVGEIIDETY, encoded by the coding sequence ATGGAAATCTCTGACCAGCTACTCTGTCTGTTCAACGCGGAAGTGACTGTGAAAGACGACGAGTACGTCGTCGAGGTGCCGCGCAGCGAAATCGAGGCCGGGTCCGTGGACCCGGGAGAGGTGTACCGCGTCGCGCTCATCTCGCGGACGGAGAGCGAGGAGACCTCGTCTTCGTCTTCGTCGTCCTCCTCCGCTTCGTCTTCGTCCGGCACGGAGACGGCATCGACGGAGCCACAGCCACCCGTCGAGGAGGGAGAGGTGCGCTACGTGGAGATCGAGGACATCGGCAAGCAGGGCGACGGCATCGCGCGTGTCGAGCGCGGCTACGTCATCATCGTCCCGGACGCCGAAATCGGCGAGCGCGTGAAGGTCGAGGTGACGGAAGTGAAGTCGAACTTCGCCGTCGGCGAGATCATCGACGAGACGTACTGA
- a CDS encoding metallo-beta-lactamase — MPEQYPVRVETRAPQGETNAYRLGTPEGLLVDPAGRTPALDAAATDVDHVAVTHAHPDHVGAVAEYATEADATVWAHAAFADRFERATGVPADRLFRPGDELGDTGVTVLDTPGHAPDHVAFVEENEAVTGDLVFADGSVFVGAVDGDMRAYFASLRSVRARNFDRLHPGHGPAIESPSERLAALYEHRRDRERRVLAAVESGAETVEEVLDAAYDKDLAGVRDLAGQTVRAHLDKLAVEGRVEWDGARVVERNETTF; from the coding sequence GTGCCCGAGCAGTACCCGGTCCGCGTCGAGACGCGTGCCCCACAGGGTGAGACGAACGCGTACCGCCTGGGGACTCCCGAAGGACTTCTCGTCGACCCGGCGGGTCGCACGCCAGCCCTCGACGCCGCCGCGACGGACGTCGACCACGTCGCGGTCACCCACGCCCACCCGGACCACGTCGGCGCCGTCGCCGAGTACGCGACCGAAGCTGACGCGACGGTGTGGGCCCACGCGGCGTTCGCCGACCGCTTCGAACGCGCGACCGGCGTTCCCGCAGACCGCCTGTTCCGTCCGGGAGACGAACTCGGCGACACCGGCGTCACCGTCCTCGATACACCCGGCCACGCGCCCGACCACGTGGCGTTCGTCGAAGAGAACGAGGCCGTCACGGGCGACCTCGTGTTCGCCGACGGGAGCGTGTTCGTCGGCGCGGTCGACGGAGACATGCGCGCCTACTTCGCCTCGCTGCGCAGTGTGCGCGCCCGGAACTTCGACCGCCTCCACCCCGGCCACGGGCCGGCCATCGAATCCCCGAGTGAGCGCCTCGCCGCCCTCTACGAACACCGCCGCGACCGCGAACGGCGCGTGCTCGCGGCCGTCGAATCTGGCGCCGAGACGGTGGAGGAGGTCCTCGACGCCGCCTACGACAAGGACCTCGCGGGGGTGCGGGACCTCGCGGGCCAGACCGTCCGCGCGCACCTCGACAAACTCGCCGTCGAGGGCCGGGTCGAGTGGGACGGGGCGCGCGTAGTCGAGCGTAACGAGACCACGTTCTGA
- a CDS encoding ArsR family transcriptional regulator: MSTSTKNSQPPEDDDEFRERLRELPPSAKLVAKVLEIDAPLSQGQLADESLLPDRTVRYALNRLDDEDLVDSRYSFQDARKQVYSLAD; encoded by the coding sequence ATGAGCACGTCCACCAAGAACAGCCAGCCACCAGAAGACGACGACGAGTTCCGCGAGCGCCTCCGCGAACTGCCCCCGAGCGCCAAGCTCGTCGCCAAGGTCCTCGAGATCGACGCGCCCCTCTCCCAGGGGCAACTCGCCGACGAGTCGCTGCTCCCGGACCGCACCGTACGCTACGCCCTCAACCGCCTCGACGACGAGGACCTGGTCGACTCCCGCTACAGCTTCCAGGACGCCCGCAAGCAGGTGTACTCGCTGGCCGACTGA
- a CDS encoding pyridoxamine 5'-phosphate oxidase, whose product MATIPEEYHDLFEKRSFLSFGTLSPDGKPHVTPVWVDYDGEHVLVNTARGRRKEQNLQQDERVGGCILDPDDPYRYVGFQGTVAEITTDGAVDHIDELAARYFDVDEYPHHGEEQGERVLVRIEPTRVFD is encoded by the coding sequence ATGGCGACCATCCCGGAGGAGTACCACGACCTCTTCGAGAAGCGCTCGTTCCTCAGTTTTGGCACGCTCTCCCCGGACGGCAAACCCCACGTCACGCCCGTCTGGGTGGACTACGACGGCGAACACGTCCTCGTGAACACCGCCAGGGGCCGCCGGAAGGAGCAGAACCTCCAGCAGGACGAGCGAGTGGGGGGTTGCATCCTCGACCCGGACGACCCCTACCGGTACGTCGGCTTCCAGGGGACAGTTGCGGAGATAACGACCGACGGCGCCGTCGACCACATCGACGAACTCGCCGCCCGCTACTTCGACGTCGACGAGTACCCTCACCACGGCGAGGAGCAGGGAGAGCGCGTGCTCGTGCGCATCGAACCGACGCGCGTGTTCGACTGA